From Neomonachus schauinslandi chromosome 4, ASM220157v2, whole genome shotgun sequence:
CATGTCTTGGCTCCAGGTGCCATTCACAGACCTGCTGGACGCAGCCAAGAGCGTGGTACGGGCACTCTTCATCCGGGAAAAGTACATGGCCCTGTCGCTGCAGAGTTTCTGCCCCACCACCCGTCGGTACCTGCAGCAGCTGGCTGAGAAGCCTCTGGAGACACGGACCTATGAGCAGGGCCCTGACACCCCCGTGTCTGCTGGTGGgaccccccatccctgccctgctcCAAGTGCCCTGGTGTCCCCGACTCCCTGAGCTTTGGTGCCCGAGAACCTCCACCCTGCCTGCTTTCCCCCACCCAGGCTCATGCCAGCCCCTTGGTCCAtggtgggtggaggcaggggcaggagctctccctctctgtgggGCCTCTGGGCTGGGCAGTGGGTGGCTTGGAAGAGCCCTGGCCCTgactccaccctccccaccctgcagatGCCCCGGTGCACCCCCCTGCGCTGGAGCAGCACCCCTATGAGTACTGTGAGCCAAGCACCATGCCTGGGGACCTGGGCTTGGGTCTGCGCATGGTGCAGGGCGTGGTGCATGTCTACACCCGCAGGGAACCCGATGAGCAGTAAGCGGGTGTGGGGAATGCGGCGGGGAAGAGCTGTGTGGGGGCTGCCCCAGCTTGGGAGGGCCCACGGGGCACCTCACCTGAGCTCCTCTTACCTGCCAGTTGCCCGGAGGTGGAGCTGCCGTACCCTGACCTGCAGGAATTTGTGGCGGATGTCAATGTGCTGATGGCCCTGATAATCAACGGCCCCATGTGAGTCCCTGCCTGGCCCAGACACTCAGCTCCCTTCCAGCCCGAACTGCCCAGCTGCAGCCCTGCTGCAAACACCTGCCGCCACCTCTCACCCCTTCACAGTCACCGAGACCTAGCCTTTCCCTCCATCTGTCTCCGTCCTGCCTCCCGCCCCCTcagtcctgtcccctcccccctctgcttgTGGCTCATTGCCCCTGCCTTGTTCTCTCCCTGTCCAGAAAGTCCTTCTGCTACCGCCGCCTACAGTACCTGAGCTCCAAGTTCCAGATGCACGTGCTGCTCAATGAGATGAAGGAGCTGGCCGCCCAGAAGAAGGTGCCACACCGAGATTTCTACAACATCCGGAAGGTGGGCCCTCCCCATGTGTCCGGCCCTGCgcccctgcctggcctccctTGCGGACTGGCCTCCAGGGAACCCAGCGGCCCCCTGTTGCACCCCAGGTGGACACACACATCCATGCCTCGTCCTGCATGAACCAGAAGCACCTGCTGCGCTTCATCAAACGCGCGATGAAGCGGCACCTGGAGGAGATTGTGCACGTGGAGCAGGGCCGTGAGCAGACGCTGCGGGAGGTCTTTGAGAGCATGAATCTCACTGCTTACGACCTGAGTGTGGACACGCTGGACATGCACGCGGTCTGTCCCACTGGCAcaggggctgaggggctgggtCAGTGTGTGGCCCAGGGGCAGGGGTGACCTGGGCCTGCCCATCTTCCCCAGGACAGGAACACCTTCCATCGCTTTGACAAGTTCAATGCCAAGTACAACCCCATTGGGGAGTCTGTCCTCCGAGAGATCTTCATCAAGACCGACAACAGGGTTTCTGGGAAGTACTTTGCCCACATTATCAAGGTGAGGAGGAGGGACCGCCCAGGCCCATGTGCAGGGGTAGCGAGAGCCTTGAGCAGCCCTCTCCCTGACCGCACGGGAGCCGGGTGGGTGGGTGTGATGgttgcccccccgccccgcccccgcatGTCTTTCAGGAAGTGATGTCCGACCTGGAGGAGAGCAAATACCAGAACGCAGAGCTGCGGCTCTCCATCTATGGGCGCTCGAGGGACGAGTGGGACAAGCTGGCGTGCTGGGCCGTGAAGCACCGAGTACACTCTCCCAACGTGCGCTGGCTGGTGCAAGTGCCCCGCCTCTTGTGAGTGTCCCTCGGAGCGGGAGGGAACGTGCGGGGCAGGGTTCAAGGGGACAGCGcctgcctcctgcctgcctggggTGGCGGGTCCCCCCGCCGCAGCCGAGCCTTCTGAGTGGGAGGGGTACCCCCTGGTTCCGCTCGTGGTCTGCCCGGCCCGGCCCACCCAGGGTCGTGCAGAAGCGCTCCGGCGCGTGCGGGCCAGGCTCCGACGCTTGGTGAATGCAGTCCCGTGCGCGCGTCTTGCGTGCAGCGACGTGTACCGTACCAAGGGCCAGCTAGCCAACTTCCAGGAGATGCTGGAGAACATCTTCCTGCCACTGTTTGAGGCCACCGTGCACCCTGCCAGCCACCCGGAGCTGCACCTCTTCTTGGAGCACGTGAGGGGGCTgcatggggcaggggagggggagggcggcCTGCGTGAGGGGCCGCTGCAGCTCCGGGCCTGACCCCAGCATCCCGGGCCAGGTGGATGGCTTCGACAGCGTGGACGATGAGTCTAAGCCCGAGAATCACGTCTTCAACCTGGAGAGCCCTCTCCCCAAGGCTTGGGTGGAGGAGGACAACCCACCCTATTCCTACTACCTGTACTACACCTTTGTCAACATGGCCATGCTGAACCACCTGCGCAGGTGCCTGTTCCTCCGGTGTGGTGACTCTGCTGCCCTGTCCTGGGGCCGCCGGAGCCCCGACCCGCCCCTTGCTCCCACTCCCGGACCCAGGGAGTTCTTTCCGGGTTCACCCCTCACAGCCAAGAATCTGCCCCTGGCGCTTTGTCCCAGGTCCAGGTGGCCACCGGGCGGGGGGCTCGGGAGCCCGGGCTGGGGAGCTGACGCTATCTTTCTGCCCCCAGGCAGAGGGGCTTCCACACGTTTGTGCTGAGGCCACACTGTGGGGAAGCGGGGCCCATCCACCACCTGGTGTCGGCCTTCATGCTGGCCGAGAACATTTCTCACGGGCTGCTTCTGCGCAAGGTCAGGGCCTgcacccccagcctcccctcctgaTCGCTCACCTCCCTTTCAACCCTTCGAGCCTCTTCAGTAACTGGTCTCCCTCCTCACCAAACCCCCAGTTTGGACCCCTGCACAGCCCAGCCTCCACACTGCGGCCCTCGCTTGGATCTTGGCTGTAAATGACCCTCTGTACGTGAGGCCGAGGCTGGGCTCCCCGCCCTCTCCACTGTGGCCTGCACCCCCCAGAGCCAGGTGTCCTCCCCAGCCTTGAGGCTGCCTGACAGGCCCCTCCCCGCTGCCCACGCAGGCCCCAGTCCTGCAGTACCTGTATTACCTGGCCCAGATTGGCATCGCCATGTCTCCTCTCAGCAACAACAGCCTCTTCCTCAGCTACCACCGGAACCCGCTCCCCGAGTACCTGTCCCGCGGGCTCATGGTCTCCCTGTCCACTGATGATCCCTTGCAGTTCCACTTCACCAAGGTCAGAACCCGACCACTGGTGGTCCTGGGACGCCCAAGGCACCCAGGCCCCTGGGGCTCGGCGCTGgtgctgccccctgctggtggAGTGCAGCACGTCCTGGGGCAAATCCTGCCATCCTgccgaggggggggggggcgcccaaGGACAGGTGGGCGGGGACTGGGTGGCAGGGCCGCGTGCACCCGTCTGAGGGCACCTGGCCTGCGCAGGAGCCACTGATGGAGGAGTACAGCATCGCCACGCAGGTGTGGAAGCTCAGCTCCTGCGACATGTGTGAGCTGGCCCGCAACAGCGTGCTCATGAGCGGCTTCTCCCACAAGGTACCACCCCCACCCGCCTGGAGCCTGGTgtccaccctctcctctcctctgcgtTTGGGGAGGTGCCAGGGGTGCTGGCCCTGGGATGGTTCAGGCCTGGGGCATGGCGCCTCAAAGCTAGCTGCGGCCCTGTCTGATCCCCCTGCCCACTGCAGGTGAAGAGCCACTGGCTGGGACCCAACTATACCAAGGAGGGCCCCGAGGGCAATGATATCCGCCGTACGAACGTGCCGGACATCCGTGTGGGCTACCGCTATGAGACTCTATGCCAGGAGCTGGCTCTCATCACACAGGCTGTCCAGAGTGAGATGCTGGAGACCATCCCCGAGGAGAGCGGGGTCACGACAAGCCCGGGGCCTCAGTGAGCCCGGCCCACTGTGTCCCCCGCAGCTCAGCACCTTGACCACGTTTTATCCTCAGACCCCTCCCGCCCTGTCACGTCTGCATGTGTCCGTTCTTCTTCGTTCTGTCCCGCATGTCTCCAACCTGTATCTGTCCCGGTGCCACCTCCAGGAAAGTGGTGCCCAGAATCTGCTTTGCTCTTGTCTTGGCTCGGATGGTACCTGATGGCCCAGGTttgctggctgccctgcccaTGGCCCTGTCCCAGGAACCTCTGAAGCCTGGCTGTCCGGTGGGCGTCTAAGTGTCCACAGGGGCTAGGGATGGTTGAGGGGGACTGGCCCCTCTAGCCTTTGGGGTCCCATCTGGGCAGATGTCGTCTTGTGTGTGCGGCTGAGGAGCAGGCAGGTGGGGCCCGTGTGTATCTGCCGGGGATCTGTGGCACTCCCGCAGTTCCAGTGAGCATAGCTGGGCGGAGAGCTCAGTCACAACCCTGGCGGCCTGGACTTGGGCCTCGGCGGCGCTGGACCACCGCCTCCACCACGTCACTGCCTAGCAGCCTCCTCCGTCCTTTCTCTGGTCCACGTGTTCTTCTGATGTCAGCTTCCTGTGCCTCTGTGGGAGGGGGTAGCTGCCCTGTGTTGTGTCTGGGGCCACTACAGCTGGAGGGTCCTGAATCTGTCACCAGCCCTGGGGGTGGTAGCCCCACGATGGTCCCCAGAGTTTTGGCCAGACCTGAATCCACCTGGTCCCCTGTGCTGTGTTTTGGACTGAGGCCTTTGCTGTGAAATGCAGTGTTTCATACAATCCGATCTTTCCTAGTGCATgagaaataaagattatttaagtAATGAGGCAGGTGGGATCTCTGTTTGGAGAGGGAGAGCCATGGGGGCGGTGGCGGAGCGTGGATCCAGGAGCACTGTGGCTAGAGGTGCAGCAGATCCTAAGGGGAATGACTGGGCTTGGCTGATGTGTGTTTGTGAATGCAGAAACGGACTATGGAAGCTGGGTGAGAGGAGAGGCCCACTAGGGATGCATCTGCTGCCCCAGGCCCTTGTCCTGTCTGCCCCTTCTGAAGTGGGC
This genomic window contains:
- the AMPD2 gene encoding AMP deaminase 2 isoform X5; this translates as MDGKCKEIAEELFSRSLAESELRSAPYEFPEESPIEQLEERRQRLERQISQDVKLEPDILLRAKQDFLKTDSASDLQLYKEQGEGQGDRGLRERDVVLEREFQRVTISGEEKCGVPFTDLLDAAKSVVRALFIREKYMALSLQSFCPTTRRYLQQLAEKPLETRTYEQGPDTPVSADAPVHPPALEQHPYEYCEPSTMPGDLGLGLRMVQGVVHVYTRREPDEHCPEVELPYPDLQEFVADVNVLMALIINGPIKSFCYRRLQYLSSKFQMHVLLNEMKELAAQKKVPHRDFYNIRKVDTHIHASSCMNQKHLLRFIKRAMKRHLEEIVHVEQGREQTLREVFESMNLTAYDLSVDTLDMHADRNTFHRFDKFNAKYNPIGESVLREIFIKTDNRVSGKYFAHIIKEVMSDLEESKYQNAELRLSIYGRSRDEWDKLACWAVKHRVHSPNVRWLVQVPRLFDVYRTKGQLANFQEMLENIFLPLFEATVHPASHPELHLFLEHVDGFDSVDDESKPENHVFNLESPLPKAWVEEDNPPYSYYLYYTFVNMAMLNHLRRQRGFHTFVLRPHCGEAGPIHHLVSAFMLAENISHGLLLRKAPVLQYLYYLAQIGIAMSPLSNNSLFLSYHRNPLPEYLSRGLMVSLSTDDPLQFHFTKEPLMEEYSIATQVWKLSSCDMCELARNSVLMSGFSHKVKSHWLGPNYTKEGPEGNDIRRTNVPDIRVGYRYETLCQELALITQAVQSEMLETIPEESGVTTSPGPQ
- the AMPD2 gene encoding AMP deaminase 2 isoform X1 — encoded protein: MWQSEAQLVRLRLPPPSPPLQPWHPTHLAPAAPRPNIPLRSGSACRPPLQYQELFSRSLAESELRSAPYEFPEESPIEQLEERRQRLERQISQDVKLEPDILLRAKQDFLKTDSASDLQLYKEQGEGQGDRGLRERDVVLEREFQRVTISGEEKCGVPFTDLLDAAKSVVRALFIREKYMALSLQSFCPTTRRYLQQLAEKPLETRTYEQGPDTPVSADAPVHPPALEQHPYEYCEPSTMPGDLGLGLRMVQGVVHVYTRREPDEHCPEVELPYPDLQEFVADVNVLMALIINGPIKSFCYRRLQYLSSKFQMHVLLNEMKELAAQKKVPHRDFYNIRKVDTHIHASSCMNQKHLLRFIKRAMKRHLEEIVHVEQGREQTLREVFESMNLTAYDLSVDTLDMHADRNTFHRFDKFNAKYNPIGESVLREIFIKTDNRVSGKYFAHIIKEVMSDLEESKYQNAELRLSIYGRSRDEWDKLACWAVKHRVHSPNVRWLVQVPRLFDVYRTKGQLANFQEMLENIFLPLFEATVHPASHPELHLFLEHVDGFDSVDDESKPENHVFNLESPLPKAWVEEDNPPYSYYLYYTFVNMAMLNHLRRQRGFHTFVLRPHCGEAGPIHHLVSAFMLAENISHGLLLRKAPVLQYLYYLAQIGIAMSPLSNNSLFLSYHRNPLPEYLSRGLMVSLSTDDPLQFHFTKEPLMEEYSIATQVWKLSSCDMCELARNSVLMSGFSHKVKSHWLGPNYTKEGPEGNDIRRTNVPDIRVGYRYETLCQELALITQAVQSEMLETIPEESGVTTSPGPQ
- the AMPD2 gene encoding AMP deaminase 2 isoform X3 produces the protein MASEARGGLGAPPLQSARSLPGPAPCLKHFPLDLRTSMDGKCKEIAEELFSRSLAESELRSAPYEFPEESPIEQLEERRQRLERQISQDVKLEPDILLRAKQDFLKTDSASDLQLYKEQGEGQGDRGLRERDVVLEREFQRVTISGEEKCGVPFTDLLDAAKSVVRALFIREKYMALSLQSFCPTTRRYLQQLAEKPLETRTYEQGPDTPVSADAPVHPPALEQHPYEYCEPSTMPGDLGLGLRMVQGVVHVYTRREPDEHCPEVELPYPDLQEFVADVNVLMALIINGPIKSFCYRRLQYLSSKFQMHVLLNEMKELAAQKKVPHRDFYNIRKVDTHIHASSCMNQKHLLRFIKRAMKRHLEEIVHVEQGREQTLREVFESMNLTAYDLSVDTLDMHADRNTFHRFDKFNAKYNPIGESVLREIFIKTDNRVSGKYFAHIIKEVMSDLEESKYQNAELRLSIYGRSRDEWDKLACWAVKHRVHSPNVRWLVQVPRLFDVYRTKGQLANFQEMLENIFLPLFEATVHPASHPELHLFLEHVDGFDSVDDESKPENHVFNLESPLPKAWVEEDNPPYSYYLYYTFVNMAMLNHLRRQRGFHTFVLRPHCGEAGPIHHLVSAFMLAENISHGLLLRKAPVLQYLYYLAQIGIAMSPLSNNSLFLSYHRNPLPEYLSRGLMVSLSTDDPLQFHFTKVKSHWLGPNYTKEGPEGNDIRRTNVPDIRVGYRYETLCQELALITQAVQSEMLETIPEESGVTTSPGPQ
- the AMPD2 gene encoding AMP deaminase 2 isoform X2 — translated: MASEARGGLGAPPLQSARSLPGPAPCLKHFPLDLRTSMDGKCKEIAEELFSRSLAESELRSAPYEFPEESPIEQLEERRQRLERQISQDVKLEPDILLRAKQDFLKTDSASDLQLYKEQGEGQGDRGLRERDVVLEREFQRVTISGEEKCGVPFTDLLDAAKSVVRALFIREKYMALSLQSFCPTTRRYLQQLAEKPLETRTYEQGPDTPVSADAPVHPPALEQHPYEYCEPSTMPGDLGLGLRMVQGVVHVYTRREPDEHCPEVELPYPDLQEFVADVNVLMALIINGPIKSFCYRRLQYLSSKFQMHVLLNEMKELAAQKKVPHRDFYNIRKVDTHIHASSCMNQKHLLRFIKRAMKRHLEEIVHVEQGREQTLREVFESMNLTAYDLSVDTLDMHADRNTFHRFDKFNAKYNPIGESVLREIFIKTDNRVSGKYFAHIIKEVMSDLEESKYQNAELRLSIYGRSRDEWDKLACWAVKHRVHSPNVRWLVQVPRLFDVYRTKGQLANFQEMLENIFLPLFEATVHPASHPELHLFLEHVDGFDSVDDESKPENHVFNLESPLPKAWVEEDNPPYSYYLYYTFVNMAMLNHLRRQRGFHTFVLRPHCGEAGPIHHLVSAFMLAENISHGLLLRKAPVLQYLYYLAQIGIAMSPLSNNSLFLSYHRNPLPEYLSRGLMVSLSTDDPLQFHFTKEPLMEEYSIATQVWKLSSCDMCELARNSVLMSGFSHKVKSHWLGPNYTKEGPEGNDIRRTNVPDIRVGYRYETLCQELALITQAVQSEMLETIPEESGVTTSPGPQ
- the AMPD2 gene encoding AMP deaminase 2 isoform X4, producing MASNPSGPSSPKAKYPFKKRVSLQASSAVPEARGGLGAPPLQSARSLPGPAPCLKHFPLDLRTSMDGKCKEIAEELFSRSLAESELRSAPYEFPEESPIEQLEERRQRLERQISQDVKLEPDILLRAKQDFLKTDSASDLQLYKEQGEGQGDRGLRERDVVLEREFQRVTISGEEKCGVPFTDLLDAAKSVVRALFIREKYMALSLQSFCPTTRRYLQQLAEKPLETRTYEQGPDTPVSADAPVHPPALEQHPYEYCEPSTMPGDLGLGLRMVQGVVHVYTRREPDEHCPEVELPYPDLQEFVADVNVLMALIINGPIKSFCYRRLQYLSSKFQMHVLLNEMKELAAQKKVPHRDFYNIRKVDTHIHASSCMNQKHLLRFIKRAMKRHLEEIVHVEQGREQTLREVFESMNLTAYDLSVDTLDMHADRNTFHRFDKFNAKYNPIGESVLREIFIKTDNRVSGKYFAHIIKEVMSDLEESKYQNAELRLSIYGRSRDEWDKLACWAVKHRVHSPNVRWLVQVPRLFDVYRTKGQLANFQEMLENIFLPLFEATVHPASHPELHLFLEHVDGFDSVDDESKPENHVFNLESPLPKAWVEEDNPPYSYYLYYTFVNMAMLNHLRRQRGFHTFVLRPHCGEAGPIHHLVSAFMLAENISHGLLLRKAPVLQYLYYLAQIGIAMSPLSNNSLFLSYHRNPLPEYLSRGLMVSLSTDDPLQFHFTKEPLMEEYSIATQVWKLSSCDMCELARNSVLMSGFSHKVKSHWLGPNYTKEGPEGNDIRRTNVPDIRVGYRYETLCQELALITQAVQSEMLETIPEESGVTTSPGPQ